The Deltaproteobacteria bacterium DNA window AATTGTGTCCATTCGGTCATGGTCAGGTCCGTTGGATAAACTCGCGGCAGTGTATTCATCCCTCAAGCTTACCAATCCCTTTTTCAAAACACTCTCTTAAGCCAACCCCCATCCCCTAACGCCCATCCCCTTTATTTAGCAAGCGCTTGAACTACTTCGTCCGACTTACACACCGTCGTTAGCGCCCCGAGAATTCCACCGAGGATCACTCGATGTGCTTCTTCTGTCGTCCCCGCGCAGCAGTCGTCCGGAATGAAAATGTAATACCCTCGGTCGGCTCCGTCACGTGCGGTGCCTTCAACCACTCCATCAGTTGCAATACCGGTCAACACGAGATGGGTAATTCCTTGCGCCTGGAGAATGCCTTCCAGTTGACTGGCGTAAAAAGAGCTGACCCGTGTTTTGGTAATCACCCAATCCGATGAGTCGGGAGTGAGGTCCGCATGGATTTCCGCTCCCCAGGTTCCGTCTTGAAGCGCCTGGGCTTTCTTGATCGCTCGCAAGACACCAATATTGCTGGGCAGATCCGCATAGTCAGGTCGATAGGTATGACGCACGTGGATAATCGGTACCTTGGCGGCTCGCCCAGCGACCATCAGTTTTTTGATGTTGCCAAAGATATTACGCTCTTTAATGGTCCTGGGCATCGAACCGCCAGTGAGGGCACCGCCAAATTTTCCTTGTTCATGCACGATGTCGTTTTGGCAATCCATGACCAGGATTGCAACCTTACCTTTCGGGAGTGTAGACACACTCATAACCGAACCTCCTTATTTTCAGGTGAGACAGGAAAAGATCGGGGGTGGACAGCATGCACAGTACGCCAGTCGCGATACGAGTGTCAATGAAGCGACCCTCGGTTTTGCCGCTTGCGTGCCAAGATCTGGCACTGTCAAACAGACTTGACACACTGAACAACCGAGCTTGTCTGTTGCTCTCGCTCTTCGCTCACCGGCAACACTTGTAAAATAACGAAATTGCTCTTGTCTTTGTGGATTCCATCTGTAGCCGCGCCGGTCGATGAACAGGAGCGTAAGCTGGAACAACCTTTGCTCTCAATCACGGTATCGAAGAATAGACTGAGTTTGCGCCCTATCGGCAACACTACTCGCTCCTTATCTGCTGCTCATCTTCGCTTCCCCTTCTTACGTCGCCCTCTTTCTTGACAGGTATCGCACGAACTCAGTCTGGATCCGCGATTTGTTTTTAGGAGGGTGAGTATCATGTCGATGCCAAACGTTGGTAGAGAATACTTTTGCTGTTTTCGTTTTCTGGTAGTGAGCCTGGCGGCGCTCTGGTTTCCGATGCAATCTTGGGCAGAGCAAGGGATATTGGAAACCCCGACTCCAGGGTCGTTTCAGAGTGGGATCGGGCTGGTTCGTGGTTGGGTCTGTACGGCCAGTCGAGTTGATATCGAGATTGATGCGACCGTTGTTATCCAATCCGCCTATGGCGAAGAGCGTGGCGATACACAAACTACGTGCGGCGATACGAATAACGGTTTCAGTGTCCAGATCAACTGGAACGAGTTGGGGGAGGGAGCTCACGTTGTGCGTGCCCTTGCTGATGGTGAGGAGGTTGGTCGCGCGACGGTTGTCGTTGCCACTTTGGGACAGCCATTTTTCCTCGGAGCACAAGGTGAATTTCCCGTCCAGCCTTTTCCCCAAGCTGGTCGAACGACACGTCTGCGCTGGCAAGAAAGTCGCCAACAGTTTGTGTTATCTTCAGGAGCCACTCCGGCGACAGGGGGCGGCAGCCCACGTAATGATGCGAAACTTGAAGATCCACAGCCAGGGTCGTTTCAGAGCGGGGTTGGGCTGATCCGTGGATGGATTTGTACCGCGACACGCATTGAAGCGTTTATCGACGGGCAAGGACCTATACCTGCGGTCTATCAGGAACCTCGTGGTGATACACAACCAACCTGTAATGATACAAACAACGGGTTCAGCATTCAGGTGAACTGGAATGACCTAGGGGATGGGACACACACTGTGCGGGTGCTCGCCGATGGAAGCGAAGTGGGACAGGCGACGTTTACTGTCGTCACTCTCGGGTTAGGGTCGTTTCCGTTGGGGCTGGCTGGTAGTTTTGTACTGCCAAACTTTCCCAAGAACGGAACCCAGACGAATGTTGCGTGGCTAGAAAGTCAACAGAATTTTGTTGTTACCGGCTCGCGGTTCCAAGGGATCGAGGAGGGGCTGTGCAAAATGCAGCAAGGGCAAGCAACCGACACGAACGGTGGGCGAGCCACGATTGAATGGAGTAACCCCTGTCTCCTCTCTGGCAATCTTGCCGTATTACATGTCCAAGTGCCGAATAGTGGGGCTCAGCGTACGGCAACAACGACCCGTTCAGTGACGGCTGAAGATCGTGAGCACCGCGCTGCCACGAGTGGGAGTTTCTTTCTCTGCGACACCAGCATTAGCATTCAGCAACAAGACCGCACTTTTGGTTCAGCCGACTT harbors:
- a CDS encoding cysteine hydrolase; protein product: MSVSTLPKGKVAILVMDCQNDIVHEQGKFGGALTGGSMPRTIKERNIFGNIKKLMVAGRAAKVPIIHVRHTYRPDYADLPSNIGVLRAIKKAQALQDGTWGAEIHADLTPDSSDWVITKTRVSSFYASQLEGILQAQGITHLVLTGIATDGVVEGTARDGADRGYYIFIPDDCCAGTTEEAHRVILGGILGALTTVCKSDEVVQALAK